The following coding sequences lie in one Cloeon dipterum chromosome 1, ieCloDipt1.1, whole genome shotgun sequence genomic window:
- the LOC135948571 gene encoding uncharacterized protein LOC135948571 produces the protein MVKNQNPTSQRRRGGQWHCGIKCPKKVRGRGEPESGKRTSHKITCSSGAAHLAPDFFYIIQEVPDCFVVPAYSCFDQFFSHHLEKTSKFGAAMETLVKKLGALYLDKATSWMPIWFEMDPEKLRILGNDCFARHDYFKAISCFTKSLARSPAGSRLRGLAYANRSAVLLTLGHYKESLADVQTALANDYPKEMVKKLHLRMAVCKKMMGMTEEAEEDFREAFTDTPKATIEGHKPALPVVPVEYVDPPKLSYGKSALDPLISSALLIVKEDGAFVAKRKIEIGDVLLVEPPLACSTHCCGIFGESNWIYCSECLKMCLNLMPCSSCSWDLYCSKKCSKLAWDKYHSSYCVAKKEVLEKICELGHPIIITIPIFVLPLLSLISTVGLKNCIISSDEPEQSLNVLFNARKTRTALEFPFVHVVIELIADSFQLKGEIEQKFIVFMKKALDEILARGEYVKHSAIAFINDSDEMSFGQQLVGWGFYPRAAAIVNSCKPNVYASFFQKTLVLRATRPIEEGEELFKSSNGKFSFCPAGEQQMRKSVSLNCNCVSCINNMKLYEDLSAELKYIGFDEYQWEFHLQYKADFASSLDRFHPVSTLTTENYKKCVEIFLKHGEEKRDGLDLKTVEFFEQYFTFLSIKLGVGEQGKKPYYLIPN, from the exons ATggtgaaaaaccaaaatcctACCAGTCAGAGGCGACGAGGCGGCCAGTGGCATTGTGGCATCAAGTGCCCAAAGAAAGTGCGAGGAAGAGGAGAGCCGGAAAGCGGCAAACGCACAAGCCATAAAATAA CCTGCAGCTCCGGAGCAGCACATCTCGCgcccgattttttttacataatcCAAGAAGTTCCTGATTGTTTCGTTGTTCCAGCCTATTCGTGTTTTGATCAGTTTTTCTCTCATCACTTAGAGAAAACTTCGAAATTCGG cgCTGCAATGGAAACATTAGTAAAAAAGTTAGGTGCCCTCTACCTGGACAAAGCAACGAGTTGGATGCCCATTTGGTTCGAGATGGACCCAGAAAAGTTGCGGATTCTTGGAAATGATTGCTTTGCGAGGCACGATTACTTCAAAGCGATTTCCTGCTTCACCAAGAGCCTGGCTAGATCTCCAGCTGGCAGTCGGTTGCGAGGACTCGCATACGCCAACCGGAGCGCTGTCCTTTTGACCTTGGGACACTACAAAGAAAGCCTGGCTGATGTGCAGACTGCCCTTGCCAACGACTATCCCAAAGAGATGGTTAAAAAACTGCATCTGCGCATGGCAGTGTGCAAGAAGATGATGGGAATGACAGAAGAAGCTGAAGAAGATTTTAGGGAAGCTTTTACAGACACGCCAAAAGCAACAATTGAAGGTCACAAGCCAGCTCTTCCGGTGGTGCCCGTAGAGTATGTGGATCCTCCAAAGTTGAGCTACGGCAAAAGCGCTTTGGACCCCTTGATTTCTTCTGCACTGCTGATTGTGAAGGAGGATGGTGCCTTTgtagcaaaaagaaaaatcgaaattg GTGACGTGCTTCTTGTTGAACCACCTTTGGCCTGCTCTACTCACTGCTGTGGCATTTTTGGTGAATCTAATTGGATTTACTGCAGTGAATGcttgaaaatgtgtttgaacTTGATGCCTTGCTCTTCATGCTCATGG GATCTTTACTGCAGCAAGAAGTGCTCCAAATTGGCTTGGGATAAATATCACAGTTCTTATTGTGTCGCCAAGAAGGAGGTGCTGGAAAAAATCTGTGAATTAGGACAtccaataattattaccatcCCAATATTTGTTCTTCCTTTACTCAGTCTAATCTCCACCGTTGGactgaaaaattgcatcattTCCTCAGACGAACCTGAGCAATCATTGAACGTTCTTTTCAATGCCAGGAAAACAAGAACCGCACTTGAATTTCCCTTTGTTCATGTCGTAATTGAGTTAATTGCAGACAGCTTCCAACTTAAAGGCgagattgaacaaaaattcattgtgTTCATGAAGAAGGCGCTTGATGAAATTCTTGCCAGGGGAGAATATGTCAAGCATTCCGCTATTGCCTTCATCAACGACAGTGATGAAATGTCATTTGGTCAGCAGCTAGTAGGATGGGGTTTTTATCCCAGAGCTGCTGCCATTgtaaattcttgcaaaccgAACGTTTACGCCAGCTTTTTCCAAAAGACTTTGGTGCTGAGGGCCACAAGACCAATTGAAGAGGGAGAAGAGCTGTTCAAATCatcaaatgggaaatttagctTCTGTCCTGCAGGAGAGCAGCAAATGAGAAAGAGTGTGTCCTTGAACTGCAACTGCGTCTCTTGTATAAATAACATGAAGCTTTATGAAGATCTGAGCGCTGAGCTCAAATATATCGGATTTGATGAATATCAGTGGGAATTTCATCTGCAATACAAAGCTGACTTCGCCAGTTCTCTTGATAGGTTTCACCCTGTGTCTACGTTGACAacagaaaattacaaaaagtgtgtggaaattttcttgaagcacggagaagagaagagagatGGGCTGGACTTGAAAACAGTCGAATTCTTCGAACAATACTTCACTTTCTTGTCTATTAAACTTGGAGTTGGTGAACAGGGGAAGAAGCCTTACTACTTGATCCCAAATTAA